The Bradysia coprophila strain Holo2 chromosome II, BU_Bcop_v1, whole genome shotgun sequence genome has a segment encoding these proteins:
- the LOC119073532 gene encoding gustatory receptor for sugar taste 64a-like, producing MSIDYILWSELRQHYVLLCELLEIIDNKLASLILLSCANNLYFICYQLVNIFEELPDLLNYIYFWYSLILLIGRTIVMFLCISEINDASKKPLDMVRQIRSRMWCTELERFSDQLTNETIALSGMNFFFITRKLVLSMIGTIITYELVLLQFDSQLDPDADKKELKEFCNLK from the exons ATG agCATTGACTACATTCTATGGTCGGAGCTTCGGCAGCACTATGTCTTGTTGTGTGAATTATTGGAAATAATTGACAACAAATTGGCATCTTTGATATTACTATCATGCGCCAATAATCTGTACTTCATTTGCTATCAActtgtcaatatttttga aGAACTGCCCGATCTATTGAACTACATTTACTTCTGGTATTCTCTGATCCTACTGATTGGACGGACTATTGTAATGTTTTTATGCATCAGCGAAATTAATGATGCGTCTAAGAAACCACTAGATATGGTTCGACAAATTCGGAGTCGCATGTGGTGTACCGAG CTGGAACGATTCTCAGACCAGTTGACAAATGAAACTATTGCATTGTCAGGAATGAATTTCTTCTTCATAACCAGGAAATTAGTGCTAAGT ATGATCGGCACGATAATTACGTACGAATTAGTTTTGCTTCAATTTGACTCACAATTGGATCCAGATGCAGATAAAAAGGAACTGAAAgaattttgcaatttaaaataa